From a region of the Citricoccus muralis genome:
- the hisI gene encoding phosphoribosyl-AMP cyclohydrolase, whose protein sequence is MDNTASADVALDPAIAQRLKKTPDGLVAAIAQQHDTGEVLMLGWMDEEALRRTLTSGRATYYSRSRREYWRKGDTSGHIQEVRSVALDCDGDALLVQVEQTGAACHTGTRTCFDGRQLPLSDPDHSDRPAPVDVPATPAAKETTTDA, encoded by the coding sequence ATGGACAACACCGCCTCCGCCGATGTGGCACTCGACCCGGCGATCGCACAGCGGCTCAAGAAGACGCCCGACGGCCTTGTCGCCGCCATCGCACAACAACACGACACGGGTGAGGTGCTGATGCTGGGCTGGATGGATGAGGAGGCCCTGCGTCGCACCCTGACCTCCGGCCGGGCCACCTACTATTCGCGCTCACGGCGGGAGTACTGGCGTAAGGGGGACACCTCCGGTCACATCCAGGAGGTCCGCTCTGTGGCATTGGACTGTGACGGCGACGCGCTGCTTGTGCAGGTCGAGCAGACCGGCGCCGCCTGCCACACGGGCACTCGCACGTGCTTCGACGGACGCCAGCTCCCGCTCTCCGATCCTGACCATTCTGACCGTCCGGCCCCTGTTGACGTGCCGGCAACCCCCGCAGCGAAGGAGACCACCACGGATGCGTGA